In a genomic window of Octopus bimaculoides isolate UCB-OBI-ISO-001 chromosome 25, ASM119413v2, whole genome shotgun sequence:
- the LOC128250757 gene encoding uncharacterized protein LOC128250757 yields the protein MWGHVPRVIKIKHPLNIMKEIFTSASIYITSDGDVMLPFIFPHGLRINMEAYIKCLEEVVLSWVKRVAVRRPYVWQQDSAPCHTNKKTQSWLSDNFCAHRSHNSPHCNPLDYYVWGTVEREINKTPCNIKDELRVKLWQH from the exons atgtggggacatgtaccaagagtgataaaaatcaaacatccactcaACATCATGAAAG agaTATTTACATCAGCAAGTATTTACATCaccagtgatggtgatgttatgcttccattcatcttcccacacggcctcagaatcaacatggaggcctacatcaagtgtctggaagaggtagtgctgtcctgggtcaagagggtggctgttagaagaccctatgtctggcaacaggactctgcaccatgtcacacaaacaagaaaactcagtcatggctgtcagacaatttctgcgccCATAGAAGCcataactccccacactgcaacccccttgattattatgtgtggggtacggttgagcgagagatcaacaaaactccttgtaacatcaaagatgaactgagggtaaaattatggcagcattga